The genomic segment TAATGCGCGTATGACTCGTGAGGAACAAAATCAATCACTCAAGCGATTCAATGATTCAGTTCTCACGCAAATGTCTGAAATTTCCAATATCCAACAAAATCAACTCGATAGCTTTGCTCGTCAAATGAATCATCTAACCCAATCTAATGAGCAAAAGCTTGAACTTCTACGCAAAACAGTCGAAGAACAACTTCTTCACCTACAACAGGATAATGCTCAAAAGCTAGAGCAAATGCGCGTGACCGTTGATGAAAAACTAACATCAACCTTAGAACAACGTCTTGGTGAATCGTTCAAGCTCGTAAGTGAGAGGCTAGAAATGGTCCATAAAGGGCTCGGTGAGATGCAAACTCTTGCTTCAGGGGTAGGAGATCTCAAAAAAGTCCTGACCAACGTTAAAACCCGCGGTATTTGGGGGGAAGTCCAACTTGGAAATCTTCTCGAACAGGTTCTAACTCCTGAGCAATACGCCTTGAATGTTGCCACGAAACCCGGAAGTAATGATCGTGTCGAATTTGCGATTAAAATTCCTGCCAAAGATGGTGATAATAATACTGTCTGGTTACCGATTGATGCTAAATTTCCACTTGAAGATTATGAACGCCTTCAGGATGCTCAAGACAAAGGAGACCTTTCTCTCGTTGAAGAAACGAGTAAAGCACTGGAAAACCGCATCAAATCGGAAGCAAAATCGATTCATTCGAAATATATTGATCCACCCCATACCACCGATTTCGGAATTCTCTTTCTCCCCATTGAAGGGCTTTATGCAGAAGTACTTCGTCGTCCCGGTCTTTGTGATCTATTACAACGGGATTATAAAGTAGTGATCACCGGACCAACTACCTTAGCTGCCCTACTCAACAGCTTACAGATGGGCTTTAGAACCCTTGCCATTGAAAAACGCTCCAGCGAAGTCTGGAATCTACTCGGGGCGGTCAAAACAGAATTTGGAAAGTTTATCGAAATCTTAGAAAAAACTCAGAAGAAACTTCAAGAAGCAAGTCATACTATCGAAACCGCCACCAAAAAGTCGCGAACGATTGAACGGAAACTCAAAACAGTTCAAACCTTACCTATCGAAGAAAGCACAGTATTATTAGCCTCCAACTCAGAGGAGAAGGAGTAGGAAATGGAGTAGATTTCATAAAATATGGACAAAACTCACAGAACCAAATCATTATAACTGAAGACCAAGTGTCGATCAATGGGGAATCTAATCGAAATTTACGATAAGTTTAATTAAGTTGATGATCTTTTAATTCATGAACACGATTTTTAATTAGTGTTTCGCAGGAAAGAAAAAGATAAATAAGGCCAGCATGACCGGAAGAATCGCCCATAAGTACATACTGCTATAACCTGAAACCTGAGCAACCGTTCCAAGTAGAATTGATCCGAGTCCAATTCCTAAATCAAAACCTGTGGAATAGGTTGCACTTGCTGCTCCTCTACGATGAGGTAGAACTTTCTGAACAGACATGGCTTGCAAGGCAGGCATTGCTGCACCAAAACTTAATCCATAGACTGCTCCTGCGAATAGAAAAAAGAGAAGAGTTTTAGCCTGTGAAAGGAGAAACAAGGCTAGCATAACTCCAAAAAGGCCGGGTACTATAGCAATTCCGAAACCTTTCTGATCACTTAATCGACCAAATAACGGGCGCGAAATCATCAAGACAAATGCATAAACTGTAAAGAAGAGACCAACATTTGTAATTCCCCGCTGTTGGGCATATAAAGCAATAAACGTCACAACCGAACCATACGGCATCGTTAATAATGAAACTATCGTTGCGGAGCGAAAGGCACTTTTTTCAAAAAGCGCACTTTTTCCCAGTTGAGGTTGAAGAGCAGGATATCGGATTCCGAGACTTAAACCCAAGGCTATCAAAAAAGCAATACCCGAGAAAGTAAAAACTCCTTCAAATCCAAAGCGTGAATGCTGGATCATAAAAAGGCCTAAAGCCGGTGCAATCGCCATCGCTAAAGTGGACGTCAATCCAAAATAACCCATTCCCTCCCCTAAGCGACTGCGAGGAATGATATCGGACGCTACTGTGTTTGCAGTTGTACTCGTTGTACCCCAACCAAAACCATGAAAGAAACGCAAAGATAAGAGCATTAGAACTGTTGAAGCCGCTATATATGAGAGAGAGAATAGACAGAAGAAGAAAAAGCCCATCAGAAAAATCTTCTTTCTTCCGAAGACATCGAGTGCCTTGCCGATAAACGGGCGAACCACCACTGCTGAAATTGTAAAAATGCCCACCACAAGTCCAGCCGTCGCTTCATTTCCTCCTAGGGCACGTGCATAAACCGGTAAAACAGGCATTAGAATCTGAAAGCCCATAAACATTATAAAATTGAGAAATATCAGCAACACAAAACTACGACTCCATAGCTTCTCGTCTGTCCCCTTCTCCTTCGCCATTGTTTCCCCACCTTAATTCTTATACAACTCAAATTTTGCTTGGACTTTTACTCGCTAGATTATATCAAAGAGACTCATTTGATCACTTTCTTGAATACCGTTTAAACAGCCAAATTTTCTAAGTAAATCTATGGCAGAATTCCCAATCTTAGCACGTCTCTTTACATCCTCAATGGAGTTGAAGGGCTTTTCTTGGGCCGCGTTAAATATACCTTCCGCAGCGACGGTTCCCATACCGGATATGCTGTTTATCGGCGGCCTTAAACCATCCTCCTCAACCAGGAATTTTGTGGCATGAGATTTGTATAAATCAATGGGCAAGAATTTAAAGCCCCTTTCATACATTTCAAAAACCAATTCCAAGTCATCATATATATCCTTATCCTTAGGGGCAGCTTGATTGCCCAACATCTCAATTTCCTTCATTTTTGCCTTAACCTTTTCTTTGCCGAATATCATAAATTCGGCGTCAAATGCCTTTGCCCGAATGGTGAAGTAGGCTACATAATAAGCCATTGGTATATGCACCTTAAACCAAGCTATTCTGAAAGCCATCATTATATAGGCTGCAGCATGGGCCTTAGGAAACATATATTTTATTTTTTTGCAGGAATCAATATACCATTCCGGTACTTCATGCTCCCTCATTATCGCTTCATATTCAGCCCATTTTGGTTCCTTTAATGCTTTCCCCTTACGCACCGTCTCCATGATCTTAAAGGCAGTATTTGGCGGCAGACCCCTTTTAATAAGATAAACCATAATATCATCCCGGGTACATACGGCTTCACTTAAGGTCACTGTTCCCGCATCAATTAAGTCTTTAGCATTCCCCAACCACACATCAGTACCGTGGGAAAGTCCTGATATACAGATCAAATCTGCGAAGGTTTTGGGCATTGTATCTAAAAGCATTCCTCTTACGAACTTCGTCCCAAACTCAGGGACTCCAAAAGTTCCAACCTTAGAATTGATCTGCTCTGGGGTAACCCCTAAGGCTTCCGTGGATGAAAATAAGGACATCGTTTCCTTATCATCCATAGGGATCTTTTTGGGATCTACTCCTGTGATATCCTGAAGCATTCTTATTACTGTAGGGTCATCATGACCCAATATATCCAGCTTTAATAGGTTCTGGTCAATCGAATGGTAGTCAAAATGGGTTGTGATGATATCCGAATTGGAATCATCCGCAGGATGCTGTACAGGGCAAAATTCAAAAATCTCCCTTCCCTTAGGCACGACGATGATTCCACCCGGATGCTGTCCCGTAGTTCTTTTTATACCTGTGCAGCCTTTTGAGATTCTGGCGATTTCCGCTTTGTTTGCTGTCCGATTCTTCTCCTCAAAATACTTTTTTACATAGCCAAAAGCTGTTTTTTCGGCTATGGTACCGATAGTTCCGGCCTTAAAGGTTGTACCCTTACCAAAGATAACCTCTGTATATTTATGGGCTTTTGCCTGATATTCTCCTGAAAAATTCAAGTCGATATCGGGCTCCTTATCTCCATTGAAACCTAAGAAGGTTTCGAAGGGGATATCAATGCCGTCTTTAGCCAGCTTTTCTCCGCAAATAGGACAAACCTTATCCGGCAAGTCAAAGCCGTTTTTGCAGCCATAATCGGAAAAGTCCGAGTACTTGCAGCTTGGGCACCTGTAATGAGGTGGCAGAGCATTCACTTCCGTTATACCCGTCATATAGGCGACAACTGAGGAACCAACAGAGCCTCGAGAACCTACAAGATAACCGTCCTCGTTTGATTTCCATACGAGCTTTTGAGCGATGATATACATTACGGAGAAACCGTTTTTGATGATCGAATCCAGTTCCTTATCGAGCCTTTGTTGAAGAATTTCCGGCAAGGGTTCTCCATATAGATCATGGGCCTTACTATATGCAATATCCTTAATGGTCTGCTCACAACCTTCAATATGAGGTGGGCATTTCTCCTGGGAAATAGGACTGATCGACTCACACATATCGGAGATCATATTGGTGTTGGTTACAACCACCTCATAGGCCTTTTCCTCTCCTAAATAGGAAAATTCCTCAAGCATTTCGTCGGTCGTTTTTAAATATAAGGGTGCCTGACTATCTGCATCCTTGAAGCCCTGACCTGCTTCCAGAATGCGTCTATAGATCTCGTCTTCAGGATCCATGAAGTGAACATCTCCCGTAGCAACGACGGGCTTGTTTAATTTTTCACCCAAACGAACAATTTCTTGATTGATTCGCTGCAAATATTCTTTGTTTGGGACCTGTTCTGTTCTTACTAAATAATCATTATTCAAGAGAGGCTGGATTTCTAAATAATCGTACTCCTCAGCAAGGGCCTCAATTTCTTCATCGGATTTTCCAAGCAAGATGGCCTGATAAAGCTCACCTTCGCTGCAGGCACTGCCAAGGATTAAACCTTCAGAGTATTTCTTATAAAGGCTCTTTAAAATCCGGGGTTTTTTATAAAAATAATCGAGATGGGAATAGGATACCAGCTTATATAAATTCTTTAGCCCGACATAATCCTTTGCTAATATTATCGCATGATAGGTTTTAAGCTTTTTATATTCTTCCCTCTTCGCTCCTTCGTCTGAAGCCTTAAGGTCGATATCCTCAAGGGTTTCTGCTCCCCTTTGCTTTAGCTTTTCAAGCATTGCTTTGAACACCTTAACCGTGGTGTCCACATCATCTAAGGCTCGATGGGCAACTTCCACCTTGATACCAAGATTTTTAGCAATTCTTCCTAATTTATACGTTTTAAAATCAGGAAAGATCTCCTTTGCTAAGGACAAGGTGTCCAAATAGGTGTAATCAAAATCGTAGCCTAAAACCTTGGCATTATGCTTTAGGAAACCTATATCAAATTCAGCATTATGAGCCACTAAAACGCTACCCTCAATAAAATCCAACATTTTAGGAAAGACCTTGTCTATGGTTTCGGCATTTTTCACCATCTCATCAGTTATATTAGTAACTTCCACAACCCTTGCTGGAATAGACTTTTCAGGATTTACAAAGCAGCTAAATTCATCAATTACCTTACCCCTTTGAAATTTCATAATTCCTATTTCGGTAATTTTTTCTGTAACAGCTGAAAAACCTGTGGTTTCTAAATCCAACACACAATAGGTAGTATCGATACTCTGTCCCTTGGCGTTTGTTACTGATGACTTTTTATCCGGTGCTAAATAGGCCTCGACTCCATAGATAACCTTCATGTTGGGGTTATCTCTTCCTAAAAGCTTATGGGCCTCTGGAAAGGACTGAACAACTCCATGATCCGTTATGGCAATCGATTTCATACCCCAGCTCATCGCTCTTTTAATTAAATCAGTGGCACTAGTCATCGCATCCATCTGACTCATTTGCGTATGCATATGCAGTTCTACCCGCTTAACCTCTGCCCTATCCAGTCTCTTGGCAGCCTTTTTCATGCCTTCTGTTTCTAATATTGTATTGGCGATAAGCTCAATTTCCCCTGAAAATTGGCTATAGCCTGCATTCCCTGAAAGCCTGACACCCTTAGCCGATTGAAGCCTGGTTAACACTTCACCATCTTCACCCGGTTTGATGAAGGCCTTACAGGTCATAGAACTTGAGCCATCATATAAATCAAAAGAAATTAAAGTCTTTCCGCTTCTTAATTCTTTGACTTCGATATTAGATATTTCGCCCGCTAAAGCAATCTTACCCTCATCTGGTGTAATGTCCGTAATTTTAATGATATGCTCCTTAATATTCGCGTTTCTGCCTAATATCAATAATGGATTACCTTTTTTTTCATCGCTTTCAGCCTTTATTTCCTGCTTTTTTTCTATAGCGTCCCTGGGCAATTCAGGAGGAGTATTACTTTGAAGTGTGGTCTGAACTTCCTTTTGAATCAGCAGCATTTCCTTTTCATATGCAGCCTCTTTCAGTCTTTTTAATTCTTCGTTGCTTACTTTATCAACAAAATTGATTTGACATACTATTCCGTACAAGTTTTTAATAGCCTCTCGGATTATTTCATCATAACCCCTAGCTTTTAATAAGTAGGATACCGCAATATTAAAATTAAAAGTTATCGTGTTATCTTCAGCGATTTCATATTTACAATTATTTATGGCTGCTCTTAAGATGGGATATTTATCTGCCAACAAAAGAACAATATTTTTAAGTTCCTCTTCTAGGGGTTTTTTATTCGTTCCCTCAGAATACTCCACAATGATTTTAGAATCGTTTAAGGCTAATCTTTCTCTAATGAACGTATTAAGAGCTTTAATTTCTTTGATTTGAATATATTTATCAGAGCTGATTTTCATCTCCAGGGTTTTACTCTTTTCACTCACAATCACCGCTTTTACAATTGCAGTATTGATATTATCCCCAGCATCATAATCACTAAAAATTTCATTTATTCTTTTCATATTACTTCCTAATTTTCTCCTTATTGATACTGTTTCATATTGTTTTAGGATTAAGCATATCAAGGGCAAGTTTTCTACTGTTTCCATTTTATCATATACAGCATCAATTCTGAGAACCTTTTTCTATGAAATCACGTATCCTAAAATTTAAAGAAGCATTGCGTTTTTGCAATGCCTCTGATTCTTTGCCAATTATTAAGCCAAAGTGCTTTAGTTAATGCTTTTTTTACTATCTTGAATGCACTGTTCGAGGATATTTCCATTCAGACTCCAATAGATCTCACCTGCTTCAACAGAACGTTGCAAACCCCAGCCTTTTAAATATTTGAGCCAAACTCGAAAGACATTTTCAAAATCAGCATTTTTTACAGAAATTGGTGAGTAGACACTGCTTTTCCAGACCATTTCTAAATGCTGAGAATGAGTGGTGTTGATCTTATTCTCCCAAGCCTTAAGTAAGTCCTTTTGAGAAGATTTCTGCATACTACCTTGACTTGCCTGATAGAGCAACTCATAAAGTCCCTGAAAGGAGCATGCATTTGCCAAATATTGAAGCTTAGCCTGTTCAAGGCTGTGGGGATGAAGCAGTAAAGAGGCCGTTTTAACCTTTTTTGTTCGTGAGGACTCTTTCTTTTTCTTATGTTCTAGTTTTTGGCTAAGAACAGATATGGATGATTCCCTTGAATAAGCACAATCTCTTAGTTTTGAGCGATTATTTTTCTTCCTTGGAGTTTTTACCTTAACGGAAGAAGATGACTTGTGCCCATGATATTTTTTAAAACTTTGCTGTCTTCGTGTATAGTAAAATCCCAGGATCAAGCCTACGGCAACAATCATGCTTATCCACGCAGTATCCATATTCTACCGCCTCTTCCCATCCATTTTACTATTCCTAAACTCATATTATCATTCTATTCAAAAAACCGTGCATGTTTACACTTTAAAATAAAAAGGCAAGTTTCCTTGTCTCTTTTAAAATTATACATCATTCTCTATTTTTAATTTAATCCTTTTCAAAAACAAATTTAAGCTTTGCAGAGCCTTCTTCTGCCCATACTAAATAAGCAGAGAATGATTTACCAGACTTGGAACGAAATCCTTTAATTAAGTCAGTCGACCCCTTTTTAAGAAGCTTTTTAACCTGTGTTGGAGACAGGACTTTACCACAGATTGGGGTTTTCCACACAACGAAGGTACAGCCTTTCCGCCAATTCAGGCAGCCATATCCCTTTTTTCCCTCGATGATATCCCCGCTGCAAAGCGGACAACGCCCTAATACCTCGGGCTGGGTACTTGATATACGTACTGAAGACTGAGCCGAATCTTCCATTTCTTGTGAAGGAAGCTTTTTTTCTTCTTTCCCTTCAGGCGTAGAAGTTCTCTTTTTCGAAACAGCTTTATTACCATTGCCTTTCATCTTCGCTGGAGCGAGCGAGAGTGGACGTTTCCCAAATTTCTTTTCAAACGCCTTCAACTCATCTAAAATTTCAATGATTGCTTTCTCTATCTGTGCCATATAAATCTCAAGTTCTACTTTTCCTTGTTCAACCTGCGCCAGCTCGAATTCCATCTGACCCGTCATTTCTGCACTCACTAAGAGTTGGGCTTTCGGCAGCTCCTCTTTGATTAAGCGAATCAACTCTTTTCCCTTTTCTGTAGGTTGTAACGTGCGATGGTCCTGTAGCAAATAGCCCCTTTCTAGTAAATTTTCAATAATAGCAGGACGCGTAGCGACTGTTCCTAACCCCTTTCCTTTGAGCTGTTGTTGCAGGAGTTCGTCTTCTACCTTTTTACCCGCGTTTTCCATTGCTTTTAACAAATCACCTTGCGTATAACGCTTAGGAGGTTTAGTCTCTTTCTCCTTTACCATTGCTTCCAGAAGTGTTACCACTTCCTCCATACTAAGGACAGGTAAAGTGACAAAATCCGCATTTACATCCTCACCATCGACTCCGGATTCGGCATTTTTTGATTTACCCTTTCGGCGTTTAGGTGTTTCTTCTTCATCGGATTTGTCTCCTGTTATCTTTTTCCATCCCAAATCAAGGAGAACTTTACCCCGAGTTCTAAAATATTCTCCTTCAACTTGAGTATGAACAACGGTCGTTTCATATCGAGCAGGAGGAAACCAAACACTTAGAAATCGGCGAACGATCATATCCCAAAGCTTCCACTCATCAGGAGAAAGCTTTTCCGGCGAGATTCTTTCGGTA from the Desulfitobacterium metallireducens DSM 15288 genome contains:
- the polC gene encoding DNA polymerase III subunit alpha, with product MKRINEIFSDYDAGDNINTAIVKAVIVSEKSKTLEMKISSDKYIQIKEIKALNTFIRERLALNDSKIIVEYSEGTNKKPLEEELKNIVLLLADKYPILRAAINNCKYEIAEDNTITFNFNIAVSYLLKARGYDEIIREAIKNLYGIVCQINFVDKVSNEELKRLKEAAYEKEMLLIQKEVQTTLQSNTPPELPRDAIEKKQEIKAESDEKKGNPLLILGRNANIKEHIIKITDITPDEGKIALAGEISNIEVKELRSGKTLISFDLYDGSSSMTCKAFIKPGEDGEVLTRLQSAKGVRLSGNAGYSQFSGEIELIANTILETEGMKKAAKRLDRAEVKRVELHMHTQMSQMDAMTSATDLIKRAMSWGMKSIAITDHGVVQSFPEAHKLLGRDNPNMKVIYGVEAYLAPDKKSSVTNAKGQSIDTTYCVLDLETTGFSAVTEKITEIGIMKFQRGKVIDEFSCFVNPEKSIPARVVEVTNITDEMVKNAETIDKVFPKMLDFIEGSVLVAHNAEFDIGFLKHNAKVLGYDFDYTYLDTLSLAKEIFPDFKTYKLGRIAKNLGIKVEVAHRALDDVDTTVKVFKAMLEKLKQRGAETLEDIDLKASDEGAKREEYKKLKTYHAIILAKDYVGLKNLYKLVSYSHLDYFYKKPRILKSLYKKYSEGLILGSACSEGELYQAILLGKSDEEIEALAEEYDYLEIQPLLNNDYLVRTEQVPNKEYLQRINQEIVRLGEKLNKPVVATGDVHFMDPEDEIYRRILEAGQGFKDADSQAPLYLKTTDEMLEEFSYLGEEKAYEVVVTNTNMISDMCESISPISQEKCPPHIEGCEQTIKDIAYSKAHDLYGEPLPEILQQRLDKELDSIIKNGFSVMYIIAQKLVWKSNEDGYLVGSRGSVGSSVVAYMTGITEVNALPPHYRCPSCKYSDFSDYGCKNGFDLPDKVCPICGEKLAKDGIDIPFETFLGFNGDKEPDIDLNFSGEYQAKAHKYTEVIFGKGTTFKAGTIGTIAEKTAFGYVKKYFEEKNRTANKAEIARISKGCTGIKRTTGQHPGGIIVVPKGREIFEFCPVQHPADDSNSDIITTHFDYHSIDQNLLKLDILGHDDPTVIRMLQDITGVDPKKIPMDDKETMSLFSSTEALGVTPEQINSKVGTFGVPEFGTKFVRGMLLDTMPKTFADLICISGLSHGTDVWLGNAKDLIDAGTVTLSEAVCTRDDIMVYLIKRGLPPNTAFKIMETVRKGKALKEPKWAEYEAIMREHEVPEWYIDSCKKIKYMFPKAHAAAYIMMAFRIAWFKVHIPMAYYVAYFTIRAKAFDAEFMIFGKEKVKAKMKEIEMLGNQAAPKDKDIYDDLELVFEMYERGFKFLPIDLYKSHATKFLVEEDGLRPPINSISGMGTVAAEGIFNAAQEKPFNSIEDVKRRAKIGNSAIDLLRKFGCLNGIQESDQMSLFDII
- a CDS encoding type IA DNA topoisomerase, with translation MGKILIVAEKPSQAREYAKTLGVKGKGNGYFQNDDYIITWCIGHLLELNRPEEYMDINKVGKKWGLHRLPILPPFKQFKHQVKASTKNQYTILTQLLNSTEVDRVICGTDADREGQLLFQEVWDLVQCTKPLKRLWVSSLTSEAILEGMKQLRTEGDVRGLAQAGYGRSYGDWDFGMNLTEGFSALFGSFDPIRKKPNVVSIGRVQTPTLALVVEREWEIEQFDPVQYCEVEAEFKASTGNYTGKWVVAPGESEGKSTSEGNLQNSNGPVHGLDRVRADAIAAKVKGKCGKVHSIEAKEVQEAHPLLFDLTSLTVAASKRFGMTAEQVLKTAQSLYEKKATTYPRTDCNFLPVDILPKLPSHLRALQIEPYKEWVEEALEKDLPKGKRVINEITAHHAIIPTTERISPEKLSPDEWKLWDMIVRRFLSVWFPPARYETTVVHTQVEGEYFRTRGKVLLDLGWKKITGDKSDEEETPKRRKGKSKNAESGVDGEDVNADFVTLPVLSMEEVVTLLEAMVKEKETKPPKRYTQGDLLKAMENAGKKVEDELLQQQLKGKGLGTVATRPAIIENLLERGYLLQDHRTLQPTEKGKELIRLIKEELPKAQLLVSAEMTGQMEFELAQVEQGKVELEIYMAQIEKAIIEILDELKAFEKKFGKRPLSLAPAKMKGNGNKAVSKKRTSTPEGKEEKKLPSQEMEDSAQSSVRISSTQPEVLGRCPLCSGDIIEGKKGYGCLNWRKGCTFVVWKTPICGKVLSPTQVKKLLKKGSTDLIKGFRSKSGKSFSAYLVWAEEGSAKLKFVFEKD
- the rmuC gene encoding DNA recombination protein RmuC, encoding MTETLLIVSTGLTVLCIFLLLILWNKMTHLNFSQLENRLDYLEKNLERHNSVLLQEVAQNRQETSNNARMTREEQNQSLKRFNDSVLTQMSEISNIQQNQLDSFARQMNHLTQSNEQKLELLRKTVEEQLLHLQQDNAQKLEQMRVTVDEKLTSTLEQRLGESFKLVSERLEMVHKGLGEMQTLASGVGDLKKVLTNVKTRGIWGEVQLGNLLEQVLTPEQYALNVATKPGSNDRVEFAIKIPAKDGDNNTVWLPIDAKFPLEDYERLQDAQDKGDLSLVEETSKALENRIKSEAKSIHSKYIDPPHTTDFGILFLPIEGLYAEVLRRPGLCDLLQRDYKVVITGPTTLAALLNSLQMGFRTLAIEKRSSEVWNLLGAVKTEFGKFIEILEKTQKKLQEASHTIETATKKSRTIERKLKTVQTLPIEESTVLLASNSEEKE
- a CDS encoding MFS transporter, with amino-acid sequence MAKEKGTDEKLWSRSFVLLIFLNFIMFMGFQILMPVLPVYARALGGNEATAGLVVGIFTISAVVVRPFIGKALDVFGRKKIFLMGFFFFCLFSLSYIAASTVLMLLSLRFFHGFGWGTTSTTANTVASDIIPRSRLGEGMGYFGLTSTLAMAIAPALGLFMIQHSRFGFEGVFTFSGIAFLIALGLSLGIRYPALQPQLGKSALFEKSAFRSATIVSLLTMPYGSVVTFIALYAQQRGITNVGLFFTVYAFVLMISRPLFGRLSDQKGFGIAIVPGLFGVMLALFLLSQAKTLLFFLFAGAVYGLSFGAAMPALQAMSVQKVLPHRRGAASATYSTGFDLGIGLGSILLGTVAQVSGYSSMYLWAILPVMLALFIFFFPAKH